The following are encoded in a window of Telmatobacter sp. DSM 110680 genomic DNA:
- a CDS encoding SRPBCC domain-containing protein produces MIVNATSSIEDLTLLVEQEIHVRASLEDTFAALLEQLGPANEVGDGRQMPMVLEAWPGGRWYRDLGNDNGHFWAHVQAIKRPTLLEFSGPLMMSHPVANNVQYRLSEESGGTLIKFRHSGFGLVQDDHRKGVSGGWGYIHGRVRERAEGQKKQA; encoded by the coding sequence ATGATCGTAAATGCAACGTCAAGTATTGAGGATCTCACGCTGCTTGTGGAGCAAGAGATTCACGTGCGGGCATCGCTGGAGGACACATTCGCAGCGTTACTGGAACAACTGGGACCTGCAAACGAAGTGGGGGATGGCAGGCAGATGCCGATGGTGCTGGAGGCTTGGCCTGGCGGCAGGTGGTATCGAGATCTGGGCAATGACAACGGTCACTTCTGGGCGCATGTGCAGGCCATCAAGCGTCCGACGCTGCTAGAGTTCTCTGGCCCTTTGATGATGTCTCATCCTGTGGCCAACAACGTGCAGTATAGGCTGAGCGAAGAGAGCGGCGGAACGCTGATCAAGTTTCGGCACTCCGGTTTCGGTCTTGTGCAGGATGATCACCGAAAGGGCGTTTCCGGTGGGTGGGGCTACATCCACGGAAGGGTACGCGAGCGCGCAGAAGGGCAGAAGAAGCAGGCCTGA
- a CDS encoding glycoside hydrolase family 32 protein, which yields MKQDRRNFLKTLAIGSAAQLISAKSRGARGLYSQTSHDQIASIAHDPLRPEFHLLPPHNWMNDPNGPIWWKGQYHLFYQLNPHAAVWGDMHWGHAISPDMIHWKHQPIALAPTPGGADSEGCFSGSAVVLDGKPAFIYTGVQNAPPAETTLHDGNDKLRETQMLAIAEDSHLLRWKKIESPVIATPPQGMVVTGFRDPCPWREGDAWYLGIGSGERTIGGCVLLYRSHDLRHWEYLHKLAQGKPNGKVAVNPCDSGEMWECPDFFSVSGQHCLLYSSEDKVFWTTGEYDAQQHRYTATRTGVLDHGSAFYAPKSFLAPDNRRILWGWIRETRPEAQFAAAGWSGAMGLPRVLTINSEGQLEMNPAAETAKLRGPAESAELKAETPCKQTLATLRRELLIPLDHAKPKISIRLSTTGKAIWELLIDVPASLVTCGDITFALPPTLRPDDALRIFIDGSVIECFFAGRECLTSRVYEVRPGDTELEISLLAGESFRVTQWPLEAISPDRLTT from the coding sequence ATGAAGCAAGATCGCCGAAACTTTTTAAAGACGCTCGCCATTGGATCAGCCGCCCAGCTCATCTCTGCCAAGTCTCGCGGTGCACGAGGCCTCTACTCCCAGACGTCTCACGACCAAATTGCTTCCATCGCTCACGATCCGCTCCGTCCGGAATTTCATCTCCTTCCGCCGCACAACTGGATGAACGATCCCAACGGGCCAATCTGGTGGAAGGGCCAGTACCACCTCTTCTATCAACTCAATCCGCATGCAGCCGTGTGGGGCGACATGCATTGGGGACATGCCATCAGTCCCGACATGATTCATTGGAAACATCAGCCAATCGCACTTGCGCCCACACCCGGCGGAGCGGATAGCGAAGGATGCTTCAGCGGATCTGCCGTGGTACTCGATGGCAAGCCCGCGTTCATCTATACGGGCGTGCAGAATGCGCCGCCCGCAGAAACCACACTGCATGATGGCAACGACAAACTGCGTGAGACGCAAATGCTCGCGATCGCAGAAGACAGCCACCTGCTGCGTTGGAAGAAGATCGAATCCCCCGTAATTGCGACTCCGCCGCAAGGCATGGTCGTCACCGGCTTTCGCGATCCCTGTCCCTGGCGTGAAGGCGATGCATGGTATCTCGGCATCGGCTCGGGCGAACGCACCATCGGCGGATGCGTTCTTCTCTATCGCTCGCACGACTTGCGCCACTGGGAGTACCTGCACAAACTCGCACAAGGCAAACCAAATGGCAAGGTCGCGGTCAATCCCTGCGACAGTGGCGAAATGTGGGAGTGTCCCGACTTCTTCTCGGTCAGCGGACAACACTGCCTCCTCTATTCTTCCGAAGACAAAGTCTTCTGGACGACCGGCGAATACGATGCACAGCAGCATCGCTACACCGCCACGCGCACCGGCGTGCTTGATCATGGCTCTGCTTTCTATGCCCCGAAAAGCTTTCTTGCCCCCGACAACCGCCGCATTTTATGGGGATGGATTCGCGAAACGCGCCCTGAAGCTCAATTCGCAGCGGCCGGCTGGTCCGGCGCAATGGGGCTTCCACGCGTACTAACGATCAACTCTGAAGGCCAACTCGAAATGAATCCCGCCGCGGAAACCGCAAAGCTTCGTGGTCCCGCGGAGTCGGCAGAGTTGAAGGCCGAGACGCCATGCAAACAAACGCTGGCCACACTGCGCAGAGAACTACTCATCCCTCTGGACCATGCAAAGCCAAAGATCTCCATCCGTCTTTCGACGACCGGCAAAGCAATCTGGGAACTTCTAATCGATGTTCCGGCCAGCCTCGTGACATGTGGTGACATCACGTTTGCTCTCCCACCGACATTGCGACCGGATGATGCGCTTCGCATCTTCATTGATGGTTCTGTCATCGAGTGTTTTTTCGCAGGACGAGAATGTCTCACTAGCCGCGTGTATGAGGTACGCCCCGGTGATACCGAACTTGAAATCTCATTGCTCGCGGGAGAAAGCTTTCGTGTGACGCAATGGCCGCTCGAAGCCATTTCACCTGATCGCTTGACTACATAG
- a CDS encoding amidase, with product MTLDRRGFLAACSRAGITSALFPGVLYTLAAQAQESPDTDQSKPPKITPEMIDQAAILAGIGPFPDDQKKMMIDGLIDQNGSFKAIRKLKIPNSIAPAFVFHPLAAAGSTNRAAAETSNVHGWSPNPKVSAPSNIEDLAFASVSELASLLHARKITSLALTQMYLARLKRYDSKLHFVITLTEDRALAQAKEADAEISAGKYRGPLHGIPWGAKDLLAVKGYPTTWGAGGFEHQSFDEDATVVKRLDDAGAVLVAKFTLGALAMGDKWFGGRTRNPWNPNQGSSGSSAGSASAVAAGCVAFAIGSETLGSISSPSTRCGSTGLRPSFGFVPRTGAMALSWTMDKLGPISRSAEDCALILNAIHGPDGQDTSVHPAPFHWNPNFDVHSLRIGFLKADFDEPSAFKLPPPPTSETVEEKKNREKQEAQRKMGRARREYDHRYDVATLDKLRAMGIKLVPVELPKLPYGAMVGLLGAEAAAAFDDLTRSGRDRLLTEQGVEDWPNQFRTARFYPAVEYIQANRARTLAVQQVSALFEKVDIIVASSGGAQLLATNLTGHPALIVPNGLRGDDAPKPPKTDDGEDDDIGGPGTPVSITFLAGLYEDAKLAAFANAYQLATGFNKLHPKLD from the coding sequence ATGACCCTGGATCGTCGAGGTTTTCTCGCAGCCTGCAGCCGCGCCGGCATTACTTCTGCCCTGTTTCCCGGAGTTCTCTACACGCTTGCCGCTCAGGCACAAGAATCGCCGGATACTGACCAGTCGAAGCCGCCGAAGATCACTCCAGAAATGATCGACCAAGCCGCGATCTTGGCCGGCATTGGACCCTTCCCTGACGATCAGAAGAAGATGATGATCGATGGCCTCATTGATCAGAACGGCTCTTTCAAGGCCATCCGCAAATTGAAAATTCCGAATTCTATCGCGCCTGCTTTCGTTTTTCATCCATTAGCAGCTGCGGGAAGTACTAACCGCGCTGCCGCGGAGACATCGAACGTACATGGATGGTCACCAAATCCCAAAGTCAGCGCTCCCTCCAACATCGAAGACCTGGCCTTCGCATCTGTGAGCGAACTCGCGAGCCTGCTGCACGCGCGCAAGATCACTTCGCTCGCTCTCACGCAGATGTATCTCGCCCGGCTCAAGCGCTACGACTCGAAGCTTCACTTCGTCATCACGCTCACCGAAGACCGCGCACTCGCTCAGGCCAAGGAAGCCGACGCAGAAATCTCTGCCGGAAAGTATCGCGGCCCGCTGCACGGAATTCCGTGGGGTGCGAAAGACTTGCTCGCGGTGAAAGGCTACCCAACAACATGGGGCGCAGGCGGCTTCGAGCACCAGTCATTCGACGAAGACGCTACGGTGGTTAAACGTCTCGATGACGCAGGCGCGGTGCTTGTCGCCAAGTTCACCCTCGGCGCGCTGGCCATGGGTGACAAGTGGTTCGGCGGCCGTACCCGCAACCCATGGAATCCGAATCAAGGTTCAAGCGGATCATCTGCCGGCTCGGCCAGCGCCGTCGCCGCCGGATGCGTAGCTTTTGCTATTGGCTCTGAGACGCTGGGTTCCATCAGTTCCCCGTCAACTCGCTGCGGTTCCACGGGCCTGCGGCCGAGTTTCGGCTTTGTGCCGCGCACCGGCGCCATGGCGCTGAGTTGGACCATGGACAAGCTCGGCCCGATCTCGCGCTCCGCCGAAGACTGCGCACTCATTCTCAATGCAATTCACGGTCCTGACGGACAAGATACTTCGGTTCATCCCGCACCCTTTCATTGGAATCCCAATTTTGATGTGCACTCTCTGCGCATCGGGTTTCTGAAGGCGGACTTCGACGAGCCGTCTGCGTTTAAACTTCCTCCGCCTCCTACATCCGAAACGGTCGAAGAAAAAAAGAACCGCGAAAAGCAGGAAGCTCAACGAAAGATGGGGCGCGCACGCCGAGAGTACGATCACCGCTATGACGTCGCCACACTCGACAAGCTCCGCGCGATGGGCATCAAGCTGGTCCCGGTGGAACTTCCCAAGTTGCCGTATGGGGCGATGGTCGGCCTCCTCGGAGCCGAGGCCGCTGCTGCCTTTGACGACCTCACCCGCAGTGGCCGCGATCGCCTGCTCACCGAACAAGGCGTGGAAGATTGGCCGAATCAATTCCGCACAGCACGGTTTTATCCAGCCGTCGAATACATCCAGGCGAATCGCGCGCGAACCCTCGCAGTCCAGCAGGTATCAGCACTCTTTGAAAAAGTCGACATCATCGTTGCGTCCTCCGGCGGAGCGCAACTGCTGGCCACCAATCTCACTGGCCATCCGGCGCTCATCGTGCCTAACGGACTGCGCGGCGACGATGCCCCCAAGCCGCCAAAAACCGACGATGGTGAAGACGACGACATCGGCGGTCCCGGAACTCCGGTCTCCATCACATTTCTTGCGGGACTATACGAAGACGCCAAACTCGCAGCCTTCGCCAACGCATATCAACTCGCTACCGGTTTCAACAAGCTGCATCCAAAGCTGGACTAA
- a CDS encoding M20 family metallopeptidase encodes MNTQTPEVVESEFPMRALLAGSRRKEAALLQLARKLVLAESPSDDKAAVDACVAIATDAGRSLDGRIKLHRQRKYGDVLEVRFGPRWKSKSSLRRPVLLLGHLDTVRPIGTLRQMPCRIADGRLWGPGTLDMKVGVAMALTAVEILAEAELLNREMILLLNSDEEIGSPVSRPITEKLAHECEAVFVLEPAQGLAYKTARKGTGNWRIEIRGVAAHAGVDFEKGASALLELGRVMETVSGWTDLKRGLTVSVGVAGGGTKTNVIPAEAFAEVDVRIAKIADGPRIERKFASLEAVDKRCSLAINGGINRPPMERTRGTVKLCERAQMLAAELGIELKEASTGGASDGNFTSALGIPTLDGMGAVGEGAHASHESVLLEHLAPRTALLAGMLAKSS; translated from the coding sequence GTGAACACACAAACACCCGAAGTAGTCGAATCCGAATTTCCCATGCGTGCGCTGCTGGCTGGCTCGCGGCGCAAAGAAGCCGCGTTGCTCCAACTCGCGCGCAAACTCGTCCTCGCCGAGTCGCCTTCCGATGACAAAGCCGCAGTCGACGCCTGCGTTGCGATTGCAACTGATGCCGGGCGCTCTCTCGATGGACGAATCAAGCTTCACCGTCAGCGCAAGTATGGAGATGTGCTTGAAGTTCGGTTTGGCCCGCGCTGGAAAAGCAAGAGCAGCCTGCGAAGACCAGTTCTGCTTCTCGGGCATTTGGATACCGTCAGGCCAATCGGCACCCTGCGGCAGATGCCCTGCCGTATTGCCGACGGTCGCCTGTGGGGGCCGGGCACACTGGATATGAAAGTCGGTGTTGCGATGGCCTTGACCGCCGTCGAGATACTTGCTGAGGCCGAACTGCTGAATCGCGAGATGATCTTGCTCCTTAATAGCGACGAGGAGATAGGTAGTCCAGTTTCCCGGCCGATTACCGAAAAACTTGCGCATGAATGCGAAGCAGTCTTTGTGCTTGAGCCCGCGCAGGGCCTTGCCTACAAGACAGCACGCAAAGGCACTGGAAACTGGCGCATTGAAATTCGCGGAGTGGCTGCGCATGCCGGCGTCGATTTCGAGAAGGGCGCCAGCGCGTTGCTGGAACTGGGCCGGGTGATGGAGACCGTCAGCGGCTGGACCGACCTCAAGCGCGGCTTGACCGTAAGCGTGGGCGTTGCCGGTGGCGGCACCAAGACCAACGTTATTCCCGCAGAGGCCTTCGCTGAAGTTGACGTGCGTATTGCGAAAATTGCCGACGGTCCGCGCATCGAGCGCAAGTTCGCTTCCTTGGAAGCGGTAGACAAGCGCTGCTCTCTTGCAATCAATGGCGGCATCAACCGCCCTCCCATGGAACGAACGCGTGGGACTGTGAAACTGTGCGAACGGGCGCAAATGCTGGCAGCTGAACTTGGTATCGAGCTCAAGGAAGCGTCGACCGGCGGCGCATCGGATGGGAACTTCACTTCGGCTCTCGGCATTCCAACGCTGGACGGAATGGGCGCCGTAGGCGAAGGCGCGCATGCCAGTCACGAATCCGTCCTGCTTGAACATCTGGCACCGCGCACCGCGCTGCTCGCGGGCATGCTGGCGAAATCGAGTTGA
- a CDS encoding metalloregulator ArsR/SmtB family transcription factor, giving the protein MARAATTSDAFNAVAEPRRREILLLLAAREHSVNEIVGILRAEQPSVSKHLRVLRDVGLVRMRCEGRQKLYRTNAEGIRPLHEWTSEFEKYWSNQLNRVKERAEKRAADRASTANKYDNPKEDR; this is encoded by the coding sequence ATGGCTCGAGCGGCGACAACGTCAGATGCGTTCAATGCGGTGGCGGAACCTCGGCGAAGAGAGATACTGCTCCTGCTGGCCGCGCGGGAGCACTCAGTAAATGAGATTGTTGGAATTCTTCGTGCTGAACAGCCTTCAGTATCGAAGCATTTGCGCGTGCTGCGTGACGTGGGTCTGGTGCGGATGCGCTGCGAAGGTCGGCAGAAGCTCTATCGGACGAATGCGGAGGGAATTCGACCGCTGCACGAGTGGACATCGGAATTTGAAAAGTACTGGAGTAATCAGTTAAATCGCGTGAAAGAGCGTGCCGAGAAACGTGCCGCGGACAGAGCGTCAACTGCAAACAAATACGACAACCCCAAGGAGGATCGATGA
- a CDS encoding DinB family protein translates to MSITQVLVGESIAQALLAEFEMQAPVTRRFLERLPEDRLTWKPHEKSMTAGQLAYHIAATPGGVVRFVQTNPAKAPDFANFPQPASCDEILRTHDESVAVVREILPSIDDAEMAETWRLVAAGQEVLAQPRGLFLRDVMFSHVYQHRGQFGVYLRILNLPVPASWGPSADEPPLFMQR, encoded by the coding sequence ATGTCGATTACACAAGTACTGGTTGGAGAATCCATTGCACAGGCGCTTCTGGCGGAGTTTGAAATGCAGGCTCCAGTGACGCGCAGATTTCTGGAACGGCTGCCGGAAGACAGACTGACATGGAAGCCGCACGAAAAATCGATGACCGCGGGGCAACTGGCGTATCACATTGCAGCTACACCGGGCGGCGTGGTGCGATTTGTACAGACTAATCCGGCGAAGGCTCCGGATTTTGCGAACTTTCCGCAGCCGGCAAGTTGCGACGAAATTCTGCGGACTCATGACGAAAGCGTGGCGGTGGTTCGCGAGATTCTGCCTTCGATTGACGATGCGGAGATGGCGGAGACGTGGCGCCTGGTCGCCGCAGGGCAGGAGGTGCTGGCGCAACCGCGCGGTTTGTTTCTGCGCGATGTGATGTTCAGCCACGTGTACCAGCACCGCGGCCAGTTCGGCGTTTACCTGCGCATCCTGAATCTTCCGGTGCCGGCAAGCTGGGGACCGAGCGCAGACGAGCCGCCGCTTTTCATGCAGAGGTGA
- a CDS encoding aspartyl protease family protein encodes MILPPLAAQNPASPQGADTSAHQAAAKAARAVTVPAKNGVELRATINGQGPFDAVFDTGSGNLMTANLAKRLGLKQEGSATLNAGGGAVPARLVKVATINIGGLTMSDQLFAVIDTPLTKDQDGIFVGDLLLQNLPIRIDFEKQEITFYSKDGFKYAGNGTAVPIHSQDGTLLAAATVDGIDGMFGIDTGDMYSLSLFAPFVKMHKLVQHYGAKIEGYAGEGWGGPDHGFYTRADTLRLGDMSIVRPITVLSTDTLGAESSDSVAGNIGLHVLRQFNVIFDEPHGKMYLEKNASFGKRDVFNRAGLILDLNSDNLKIKTVIPGSPGARAGLKQEDVITRINGKAPTDETMQSAFTQPVGTVVHLTVVHGTQTREVSLVLREIL; translated from the coding sequence TTGATTCTTCCGCCTCTCGCCGCGCAGAATCCCGCGTCGCCCCAAGGGGCAGATACATCGGCGCACCAGGCTGCCGCAAAGGCTGCTCGAGCAGTTACGGTGCCGGCAAAGAACGGAGTCGAGCTTAGGGCCACCATCAATGGGCAGGGTCCGTTTGATGCTGTCTTCGACACCGGTTCCGGCAACCTGATGACAGCCAACCTCGCTAAACGGCTGGGGCTAAAACAGGAAGGCTCGGCGACCCTTAATGCCGGCGGAGGAGCGGTCCCGGCCAGGTTGGTAAAGGTCGCCACCATTAATATAGGCGGACTCACCATGTCTGACCAATTGTTCGCCGTCATCGACACTCCCTTGACCAAGGACCAGGACGGCATATTCGTTGGCGACCTGCTGTTGCAGAATCTCCCCATCCGCATAGATTTCGAGAAGCAGGAGATCACGTTTTACAGCAAGGATGGATTTAAATACGCAGGCAATGGAACTGCAGTCCCCATTCACTCGCAGGATGGCACTCTTCTGGCCGCGGCCACGGTCGACGGCATCGACGGCATGTTCGGTATCGACACCGGAGACATGTACTCCCTTTCCCTGTTTGCTCCGTTCGTGAAGATGCACAAGCTTGTGCAACATTACGGCGCAAAGATCGAGGGCTACGCCGGGGAGGGATGGGGAGGTCCTGACCACGGATTCTACACACGAGCGGACACATTACGCCTCGGCGATATGAGTATAGTCAGGCCCATCACGGTGCTCTCAACGGACACCCTGGGCGCCGAATCTTCTGACTCCGTTGCGGGAAACATCGGGCTGCATGTGCTTCGTCAGTTCAACGTGATCTTCGACGAACCCCACGGCAAGATGTATCTCGAAAAAAACGCCAGTTTCGGCAAGCGCGATGTCTTCAACCGCGCCGGTCTGATACTTGATCTCAATTCAGACAATCTGAAGATCAAGACCGTGATTCCGGGCAGCCCGGGTGCACGGGCGGGACTGAAGCAGGAAGATGTGATCACCAGAATCAACGGTAAAGCTCCCACGGACGAGACGATGCAGAGCGCATTCACGCAGCCTGTTGGAACAGTCGTCCATCTAACGGTGGTTCACGGGACCCAGACGCGCGAGGTTTCACTTGTATTGAGAGAAATTCTCTAA
- a CDS encoding alpha-L-fucosidase has product MKLHSFLSLASLLVAAPLLFCQTAPRPSDPLAPTQDVKSAEQIDREWQQSVSKYDVERKRLLAEADRQANDGPYRPDWATLIKYQQPQWYKDAKFGIFIHWGVYSVPAAENEWYPRNMYDEKNGAYKNFKQHFANGDDAKGYKDLIPLFRAEKFNATDWAQLFKASGAQYVVPVAEHHDGFSMYDSHLSDWTVVKMGPKRDTLAELSAAVRAQGLHFGLSSHRAEHNFFYSFGRTTRSDVNDPRYASLYGPAHRWFEAGGDAHGLEDDWTWVSEAWTRDWLARDTELVEKYKPEIVYFDWWIGQPNFRRAVTEFTAFYYNFAAAHGYTGVIDFKDYSLNWKSGTRDFERGQQDHIIADHWQTDTSISNASWGYIEHDTFKSPEFLVHQLVDIVSKNGNLLLNFGPRSDGTVPEEVRNTLLEMGAWLKVNGDAIYATTPWKSFGEGPTQVKGGAFHDTDVKAYTAADFRFTAKGNTVYVIGMACPADGKASIHALGTSHEGPAMPIANVELLGSTEKVTWTQTSDALDVTLPANAACKYAYTLKLTPSGK; this is encoded by the coding sequence ATGAAACTCCACTCTTTTCTTTCGCTTGCAAGCCTCCTCGTTGCCGCTCCTCTACTTTTCTGCCAGACCGCGCCCCGACCTTCCGACCCCCTTGCTCCCACGCAGGACGTGAAGTCCGCTGAGCAGATCGATCGCGAGTGGCAGCAGTCTGTCAGCAAATATGACGTCGAACGCAAACGCCTGCTCGCCGAAGCGGATCGACAAGCCAACGACGGGCCATACCGCCCCGACTGGGCCACGCTTATCAAGTACCAGCAGCCCCAGTGGTACAAGGACGCGAAGTTTGGCATCTTCATTCACTGGGGAGTCTACTCAGTGCCGGCGGCTGAGAACGAGTGGTATCCCCGCAACATGTACGACGAAAAGAACGGCGCATACAAAAACTTCAAACAACACTTCGCGAATGGTGACGATGCCAAAGGTTACAAGGACCTGATCCCGTTGTTCCGCGCAGAGAAATTCAACGCGACGGATTGGGCTCAGTTGTTCAAAGCCTCCGGCGCGCAGTATGTCGTTCCTGTAGCTGAGCACCATGACGGGTTCTCGATGTACGACTCTCATCTCTCCGATTGGACAGTCGTGAAAATGGGACCGAAGCGAGATACTCTCGCAGAACTTTCCGCCGCAGTGCGTGCCCAAGGACTACACTTCGGCCTTAGCTCTCATCGCGCCGAACACAATTTCTTCTATTCCTTTGGCCGCACTACGCGTTCCGACGTCAACGATCCCAGATACGCATCGCTCTACGGTCCTGCACATCGGTGGTTCGAGGCAGGCGGCGATGCTCATGGTCTGGAAGATGACTGGACATGGGTAAGCGAAGCTTGGACGCGTGATTGGCTCGCGCGCGATACGGAACTCGTGGAGAAATACAAACCTGAAATCGTCTACTTCGACTGGTGGATTGGCCAGCCTAATTTCCGTCGCGCTGTGACGGAGTTCACTGCCTTCTACTACAACTTCGCCGCAGCACACGGCTATACCGGCGTCATCGACTTCAAGGACTATTCACTCAACTGGAAGTCGGGCACGCGCGATTTTGAGCGTGGACAGCAAGACCACATCATTGCAGATCATTGGCAGACAGACACGTCCATCAGCAACGCTTCATGGGGCTACATTGAGCACGACACGTTCAAGTCGCCCGAGTTTCTAGTGCATCAACTCGTCGACATCGTCAGCAAGAACGGGAATCTGCTTCTCAACTTCGGCCCTCGTTCCGATGGAACTGTCCCCGAGGAAGTGCGCAACACTTTGCTTGAAATGGGTGCATGGCTCAAGGTGAATGGCGATGCAATCTATGCGACCACGCCATGGAAATCGTTCGGTGAAGGACCGACACAGGTAAAGGGCGGCGCATTTCACGACACCGACGTGAAGGCATACACTGCTGCTGATTTCCGCTTCACAGCCAAGGGAAACACTGTTTATGTGATCGGCATGGCCTGCCCGGCAGACGGAAAAGCATCTATCCACGCGCTCGGCACATCGCATGAAGGGCCAGCGATGCCCATTGCCAATGTTGAGTTGCTTGGATCAACAGAAAAGGTTACGTGGACGCAGACCTCAGACGCGCTAGATGTGACACTGCCGGCAAACGCCGCGTGCAAATATGCGTACACCTTGAAACTCACGCCTTCCGGAAAATAG
- a CDS encoding sulfite exporter TauE/SafE family protein: MAESFLRLLYASWLPAASFFAGVLNSIAGGGSFLSLPALFAGSAAIGIGAVMVQATNTVALWPGQLTGLIAFRKELREYGWELLPLGTAAGIGGWIGGFLLLRTGNHMFRQLLPWLLLFAAVMFVLSFPLGRWLQTLSGGKRHNKLLIVGMVVVSVYVGYFGAGGGFLVMALFGICGVHDIHEMNALKVLTAAVSIGIPAVSFILAGKVEWRFCLVMAILAALGGYVGAHYSRLINQAIMRRTVAAIGFMTAAYFFVQNYAAHPVR, from the coding sequence ATGGCCGAATCTTTCCTTCGACTTCTTTACGCTTCCTGGCTTCCCGCTGCATCCTTTTTCGCGGGCGTACTTAATTCAATTGCCGGCGGCGGATCGTTCTTGTCGCTCCCCGCGCTTTTTGCCGGCTCCGCGGCCATTGGCATTGGGGCGGTGATGGTTCAGGCCACCAACACGGTGGCGTTGTGGCCGGGCCAGTTGACCGGGCTCATCGCATTTCGCAAGGAACTGCGTGAATATGGGTGGGAGTTGCTTCCACTCGGCACCGCAGCGGGCATTGGCGGATGGATCGGCGGCTTTTTGTTGCTGAGAACGGGTAACCACATGTTCCGCCAATTGCTGCCGTGGCTGCTGCTATTTGCGGCTGTCATGTTCGTGCTCAGCTTTCCGTTGGGACGCTGGCTGCAGACCCTTTCCGGAGGCAAGCGGCATAACAAACTGCTCATCGTGGGGATGGTGGTGGTGAGCGTCTACGTCGGATACTTTGGCGCTGGCGGCGGCTTCCTGGTGATGGCATTATTCGGCATCTGCGGCGTTCACGATATTCACGAAATGAATGCGCTGAAGGTGCTGACTGCGGCGGTTTCAATTGGTATTCCCGCTGTCTCGTTCATCCTTGCAGGCAAAGTGGAGTGGCGCTTCTGCCTGGTGATGGCAATCCTTGCCGCGCTCGGCGGCTACGTCGGCGCACACTATAGCCGTCTCATCAACCAGGCCATCATGCGCAGAACAGTCGCTGCAATCGGATTCATGACAGCTGCATACTTCTTCGTGCAGAACTATGCGGCCCACCCAGTGCGATAA
- a CDS encoding FKBP-type peptidyl-prolyl cis-trans isomerase, with translation MKQFIFCIFVALTALTCFAQTPAKPAAPRAAAKPVTTATGVKLPPGVPPARGILKTAFSLRYQDVHIGTGAEAEPNKIYKVNYTGWLAADGHKFDSSYDHKSPVMGKDGKPEMDADGKPKMSDGEPISFPQGFGRVIPGFDQGFTGMKIGGKRRLFIPWQLAYGSRGRPGPSAANPGIPPKADLIFDIELVDVSEMPAPPVRPGMGAGPNGQPMRMMPRPGAPGTVPGGPGTPAAPASPATPGTTPPPTAAPANPATPSAAGTPPPSTAPATPPSPSTTQPPTDKPQSK, from the coding sequence ATGAAACAATTCATTTTTTGCATTTTCGTGGCGTTGACCGCGCTGACTTGTTTTGCGCAAACGCCTGCCAAACCCGCTGCTCCCAGGGCTGCGGCCAAGCCGGTCACAACCGCGACTGGAGTAAAGTTGCCGCCCGGTGTGCCGCCCGCGCGTGGGATTCTAAAAACGGCTTTCAGCCTGCGCTACCAGGATGTTCATATCGGCACCGGAGCTGAAGCCGAGCCCAACAAAATCTACAAGGTGAATTACACCGGATGGCTTGCGGCCGACGGGCACAAGTTCGATTCATCTTACGATCACAAGTCTCCGGTAATGGGAAAAGACGGCAAGCCTGAAATGGACGCCGATGGAAAACCGAAGATGAGTGACGGCGAGCCGATCAGTTTCCCGCAGGGATTCGGACGCGTAATCCCAGGCTTCGACCAGGGCTTTACGGGCATGAAGATCGGCGGAAAGCGGCGTCTATTTATCCCATGGCAGCTTGCCTACGGCTCGCGCGGGAGGCCCGGACCGAGTGCGGCCAACCCGGGCATTCCACCCAAGGCGGACCTGATTTTCGATATAGAGCTTGTGGATGTGAGTGAAATGCCGGCACCCCCAGTGCGACCGGGCATGGGAGCAGGGCCAAACGGCCAGCCAATGCGCATGATGCCACGCCCCGGCGCCCCTGGAACGGTTCCTGGAGGTCCGGGTACGCCTGCCGCACCTGCAAGTCCGGCGACGCCAGGAACAACTCCGCCTCCGACAGCGGCACCCGCGAATCCTGCAACCCCGTCCGCAGCGGGAACGCCGCCACCATCGACTGCTCCAGCAACTCCGCCATCCCCGAGCACAACTCAGCCACCGACGGACAAGCCGCAGTCGAAATGA